In the genome of Dermatobacter hominis, the window CGTGCTGCATCGGGACCTGCCTGTGCCGGGCCGAGGCGGCGGCGAGCCGACCGGCCGTGCCGCGACCGGTCGTCGAGCCGGTCACTCCGGAAGGCGATCCAGCACGTTGTTGAGGACCTGGGTCAGCGGCGCGGTCTCGACCTGACCGGCCGCAGGGGTGCCCAGGACGGCGAACGCGACGACGGTCGCATCGCGCTGGATCGCTCCCGCCGTCGAGTACGTGTACATGGGGAAGTCCTGGGTCGCGCCCTGTCCGACGAAGGTGTTCAGACCCGTCGTCCCGCGCAGGTCGGGCAGCTCGACGTCGCGGTGCACGATGTCGAGGTCGTCGTAGTCGTCGACGCCCCAATCCGGCTTGAAGCCGCTGCAGTCCTTCGCCGGCGGTCCCTGACCGATCGAGAGCGCCACGAAGGCCTCGTGCGCCTGATCGGCGTCCTCGAACCTCAGGGCCGTGAGGACGGCGACCGTGTCGGGACCGAGCTGGACCAGCTTGCTCCACTGTCCGGTCACGGTCATCGGCCGAGAGAGGAAGCCTCGGCAGGCAGGCAGGTCCCTCGGGTGGAAGGTCCGGTACCGCAGGGTCGCCGGTGTGCTGTCGATCGTGAACAGCTTGTTGTCCTGCACCGAGGTGACCTCACCGAGCGGCTGGGTGATGGCCCCGATGTCGGCCAGTGCCGCATCGAGCCTCGGTGTCTCGTCGGTCGACCCCGGCACGTCGTACGTCACGTCGGGCTGCAGCCCGTTCGGCTCGTTGCCGGTCTCGACGAACGCGGTTGTCGTCGGCCCGTCGGCCGCAGCGGTGGTGGTCGGCGCCTCGTCGGTGTCGCGGGCGAGCAGCGCGACGATCCCCAGCGCTCCGATGGCGATCATCGCAGCCGAGAACAGCAGGATCGGCCAGCATCCTCGGGCTCGGCGGGGCGGCTCGGTTCCCGCCCACTCGCCGGCCGGCGTGTCCTCATCGGGTCCGGCGCCGTCCGATCCGCCGTCCTCCGTGTGGTCGGCGGTCTCGGCCGGGGCCCCGACGGGACCGGCGAGCGGCGGCGGGATCGTCATCGCGGCGGACGGCTCGGCCGGTGGCGTCACCTCGTCCTCGGCGGCCGCGGTGCCCGACGTGGAGGAGGCGGCCGGCAGGTCGAGCACGACCAGTCGGGTCGCCGGCTGCCCCAGCTCCTGCTCGACGGCGCGGAGGGCGTCGCCCAGCTCCTCGACGCTCGCGAAGCGGTCCGCCGGCTCGTACGCCATGGCCCGCTCGACGACGTCGACCAGCGGAGCGGGGACGAGCGCGGGGTCGAGCGACCGCCGCTCCCCCCGTGCGATGCGCCCGACCACGGTCAGCGGGCTGTCGCCCTCGTCGCCGGCGGCGGGCCGTCCGTCGACGAGCTCGAAGATCGTCGATCCGAGCCCGTAGACGTCGGTGAGCTCCGACGGCTCCTGCCCGTCGAAGAGCTCGGGCGCGGCGTGCAGCGGGGTGAACACCGTGAGGGCGGTCGACATCGTCGTGGTGCGGAGCCGGGCGATGCCGAAGTCGGCGAGGGCGGGGAGGTCGGCGACCGACCAGAGCACGTTCTGCGGCTTGACGTCGCCGTGGATGATGCGGTTGCGATGGGCCGTCGCCAGCGCGCCGGACAGGCGGACCGCGATCGGCAGCAGCTCGTCCGGCGCCAGCGCGCCCTCCTGCTTCAGGCGCTCGGCGAGGGTGCCGCCGGGCAGGTGCTCCATGACGAGGTACGGGTCGCCGGTGACCGTGGTGCCCGCGTCGAAGACGGTGACGATGTCGGGGTGCGACGCCAGGCGACCGAGGGTCTGGCATTCGGTCTCGAAGAGCCGGGCGGCGACCTCGTCACGGCCCGGGATCTGCAGCACCTTGACCGCGACGGTCCGGCCGAACCGCTCCTGGACGCCGGCGTACACGACACTCGACGCGCCGCGTCCGATCACGTCGCCCAGCTCGATCCCCGGTACCGACGGTCTCAACCCACCAACCCCTCCTAGGGAGATGGTAAGCGGATGCAGGCGGCGACGGGAATCGATCGACGTGACGCTGTCACGTCAGCCACGCCCCGAGGGGCGGCCGACGAGGGGAGTCGTCCCCATTACGCCGCCGGCGTGACGCGGTCACGATGAGTGGCACGTTCCGGCGGGGCCGGTCGAAGGGTCCGGGTGGAACCCGAGGAGGCCCGCCGACGTCGGAACCACATCGCCCCCGTCCTCATCCGGGAGCGGTGCGCACGTCCGGTCCGTGGGAGAGGCGGGCCGGGCCGCTGCGCGCCGGCGCCGTCGGTCAGCCGTGCTGCCAGACCCGGTTCGCGATCGAGTTCGTCCCCTCGAGCGCGACCCGGTCCAGCGCCTCGATCTCCGCGGCGTCGAGCGACCAGCCCAGCGCACCTGCGTTGTCGTTGGCCTGGCGAGCGTTCTTGGCGCCGGGGATCGGGACGGCGCCCTTGTCGATGATCCAACGGAGCGCCACCTGGCTCGGCGTCCGGTCGCCGTGCTGCGCGCCGATCTCGCGCAGGACGGCGACGACGCGGTCGACCTCCTCCATCGGGTGGGCGGAGAAGTTGCGTCGGCCCGGCGGCGGGTTCGACGCGGAGTACTTGCCGGTGAGGCGCCC includes:
- a CDS encoding protein kinase domain-containing protein, encoding MRPSVPGIELGDVIGRGASSVVYAGVQERFGRTVAVKVLQIPGRDEVAARLFETECQTLGRLASHPDIVTVFDAGTTVTGDPYLVMEHLPGGTLAERLKQEGALAPDELLPIAVRLSGALATAHRNRIIHGDVKPQNVLWSVADLPALADFGIARLRTTTMSTALTVFTPLHAAPELFDGQEPSELTDVYGLGSTIFELVDGRPAAGDEGDSPLTVVGRIARGERRSLDPALVPAPLVDVVERAMAYEPADRFASVEELGDALRAVEQELGQPATRLVVLDLPAASSTSGTAAAEDEVTPPAEPSAAMTIPPPLAGPVGAPAETADHTEDGGSDGAGPDEDTPAGEWAGTEPPRRARGCWPILLFSAAMIAIGALGIVALLARDTDEAPTTTAAADGPTTTAFVETGNEPNGLQPDVTYDVPGSTDETPRLDAALADIGAITQPLGEVTSVQDNKLFTIDSTPATLRYRTFHPRDLPACRGFLSRPMTVTGQWSKLVQLGPDTVAVLTALRFEDADQAHEAFVALSIGQGPPAKDCSGFKPDWGVDDYDDLDIVHRDVELPDLRGTTGLNTFVGQGATQDFPMYTYSTAGAIQRDATVVAFAVLGTPAAGQVETAPLTQVLNNVLDRLPE